A window from Hemicordylus capensis ecotype Gifberg chromosome 2, rHemCap1.1.pri, whole genome shotgun sequence encodes these proteins:
- the TIMM29 gene encoding mitochondrial import inner membrane translocase subunit Tim29, whose amino-acid sequence MAEPSSLGRAQEKRRLWERLRTGRLASWWKSLLHDYAEACKEVALGVRQRPGKASLYLSLLAAAVGCSLHSPCEASFEASLLEASGTLLLLSPWIRSNSSEEHVQRLMKLKNRGQLRFQSLLFFSLMYEVPFDASADLYQVHCKYLKPRWTEFPKCVLDVGFWGRWWVLHSKMQNSDINDEEFQYLPAHLRVVSFHNLHSETNEKLFNEKYKPVVLTEEQIQQAERENPRQLHT is encoded by the exons ATGGCGGAGCCCTCGAGCCTAGGTCGGGCGCAAGAGAAGCGACGCCTTTGGGAGCGGCTTCGTACCGGCCGCCTAG CTTCGTGGTGGAAGAGCCTCTTGCACGACTACGCCGAAGCCTGCAAAGAGGTAGCGCTGGGTGTCAGGCAGCGGCCGGGCAAAGCCTCGCTGTACCTATCGCTGCTGGCTGCAGCGGTGGGGTgcagcctccacagcccctgtgaAGCCTCTTTCGAGGCGAGCCTCCTGGAAGCCTCaggcaccctcctcctcctctcgcccTGGATCCGCAGCAACAGCTCAGAGGAGCACGTCCAACGACTGATGAAGCTGAAGAATCGGGGCCAACTGCGTTTCCAGAGCCTGCTCTTTTTTTCCCTCATGTACGAGGTGCCTTTCGATGCAAGTGCCGATCTCTACCAGGTGCACTGCAAGTACCTGAAGCCACGCTGGACAGAGTTCCCCAAGTGTGTTTTGGACGTGGGTTTCTGGGGGCGCTGGTGGGTTTTGCACTCTAAAATGCAGAATTCGGACATTAATGATGAGGAGTTTCAGTATCTACCTGCCCATCTCAGGGTAGTCTCTTTCCATAACCTGCACTCAGAAACTAATGAGAAACTTTTTAATGAGAAGTACAAGCCAGTTGTTTTGACAGAAGAGCAAATCCAGCAAGCAGAAAGGGAGAATCCAAGACAGCTACACACTTAA